GCTCGTCGTAGAACGCGGTCACGTGCGGAGCTTGAAGCGCTGGATCTTGCCCGTGGCGGTCTTCGGCAGCTCGCTCACGAACTCGATCCACCGCGGATACTTGTACGGGGCGATCTTGTCCTTCACGAAGGCCTTGAGGTCGGCCTCCAGCGCCGGCGACGGCGACTGCCCGTCCTTGAGCACCACGAAGGCCTTCGGCTTGACCAGCCGCTGCTCGTCCTCCTGGCCCACGACGGCCGCCTCCAGCACGGCCGGATGCCCCACGAGCGTGTTCTCGACCTCCACCGGCGAGACCCAGATGCCCCCCACCTTGAGCATGTCGTCGCCGCGCCCGCAGTACCAGAAGTAGCCGTCCGGGTCCTGATAGTACTTGTCCCCCGTCTCGATCCAGGGCCCGTACAGCGTGCGCGTGGTCTTCTCGTGCTTGTTCCAGTAGTACGCCATGATCGAGTCGCCCTTCACGCGGAGGTTGCCAATCTCGCCCCTCGGGACCGCCTGCCCCTCGTCGTCCACGAGCGCCGCCTCGTAGCCGGGCACGGCGAGCCCCGTGGAGCCGGGCCGCGACATCCCCGGCCGGTTCGACAGGAAGATGTGCAGGATCTCCGTCGTCCCGATCCCGTCCAGAACCTCCACCCCGAACCGCTCCTGCCAGCGGCGGTACAGCTCCTCCGGCAGCGCCTCCCCCGCCGACACGCAGTGCCGGAGCGAGGAGAGATCCCAGCGCTTCTCGGCCTCCTTCACCTGCAGCATCGCCGCGTAGAGCGTCGGCACCCCGAAGAAGAGCGTCGGACGGTGCCGGTGGATCACCTCGAACATGGCCTCGGGCAGCGGCCGATGCGGGTAGAGCACGCCCTGCCCCCCCACCCGCATCGGGAAGTACATGTTGTTGCCCAGGCCGTACGCGAAGAAGAGCTTGGCCGCCGAAACCGTGCGGTCGGCCTCGGTCATGCCGAGCACCTGCAGCGCGTAGGTGTCCGCGCAGACCACCATGTCGTGCTGCAGATGCACCGCACCCTTCGGGAACCCCGTGGAGCCCGAGGAGTAGAGCCAGAACGCCGCGTCGTCCTTCGACGTGTCGGCCGCCTCCAGCCGCGCCGACTGCCGCCCCACCAGCGCCTCGAAGCCCAGCGCCGTGCCCGAGGGCTTCCCCGCCACCACCACGTGCTTCAGGTAGCGGGCCTGCCCCAGGACCGGCTCGACCACGGACAGGAGCGCCTCGGACACCACGAGCACCTTCGCCCGGCTGTCGTTGAGGAAGTAGAAATAGTCCTGGGCCCGCATCATCGTGTTCACCGGGACGGGCACGACGCCGGCCTTGATCGCCCCCCAGAACGTCCCCAGGAACTCGGGCGAGTCCAGCAGCAGGGCCAGCACCCGCTGCTCCCGCTCCACCCCCAGCGCGAGCAGCGCGTTGCCGGTGCGGTTCACCAGCTCCTGGAGCGCTCCGTAGGTGAGGGTCGTCTCCTCGTAGTGAAAGGCGACCCGCCCGCCCCGCCCCTCCTCCACGTGACGGTCCACGAAGAACGACGCCGCATTGAACGACTCCGGCACCTGAAACGACGAGAGCGCCATGGCCACACCTCCGGCGGGGAGAGTTATCGGTCCCGTTCCGGCGCGGGATCAGCCGAGACGGACATACTCGAAGTCCACTGGCTGGCCGTTGATGCCGCGAGCCGGCGGGGCGATCCAGTTGGCGAAGCGGCCGGGCTCGGTGACGGGCTGCATGAGGCCCTGCACCCAGGCACGGTCCTGCTCCGTGGGCAGCCAGTCACCGTGCCGCGCATCCCACTCGGCCTCGGTGAGGAGCTGGCCGTCGGGCGACAGCTTCGCCTCGGCGAAGGAACCGATGGCGCGGTGGAAACCGCGGTGGGGCAGCCTGAGCGCGAAGTCGATGCCATGCTCGCGGATGACCTTGTTCCACCGGTCCACCCCGCGCTGGCAGTCGGCGATGTAGTCGTCGCGCAACCGCTCGTTGAGCGCGGTGAGCGCCGGCTCCTCCCGCGTCGCGATGCGATCGCCGCTGAGCCCGATCACCGGATAGGTCGCCTCGGTGAGCCGGTGGTCGTCGGCCTTCTTCGTCTCCTCGAAGCGCCCCTTGAGCCCCTGCGTGTAGAAGTTCGCGGCGTTGGTGGAGATCTCCGAGCCGAAGAGGTCGAGCGACACCGAGCAGTGGAAGTTCAGGTACCTCTGCAGCGTCGGGAGGTCGATGCCGCCGTGGCGGCGCACGTCATCCGTCCGGTGCTGACGCATCAGCTCGCAGGTCCGCTGCACCACGCGCTGAACCCCCATCTCCCCCACGAACATGTGATGCGCTTCCTCCGTGAGCATGAACCGGCAGGTGCGTGAGAGGGGATCGAAGCCGCTCTCGGCCAGGCTCGCCAGCTGGTACTTGCCGTCCCGGTCGGTGAAGAAGGCGAACATGAAGAGGGACAGCCAGTCCGGCGTCTTCTCGTTGAAGGCCCCCAGGATGCGCGGCCGGTCGGCATCCCCCGACCGTCGCTGGAGCAGCCCCTCGGACTCCTCGCGGCCGTCCCTGCCGAAGTGGGCGTCGAGCAGGTAGACCATGGCCCACAGGTGGCGGCCTTCCTCGACGTTGACCTGGAAGAGGTTCCGCAGGTCGTAGAGCGAGGGGCAGGTGCGGCCCAGATGCCGCTGCTGCTCCACGGAGGCAGGCTCGGTGTCGCCCTGGGTGACGATGAGCCGCCGGAGGGCGCCGCGGTACTCGCCCGGCACCTCCTGCCAGGCCGGCTGCCCCTTGTGGTCGCCGAAGCTGATGAGCCGGCCGCGCTCGGGCTCGGCCAGGAAGATCCCCCAGCGGTACTCCGGCATCCGGACGTATCCGAACCTCGCCCAGCCCTGCGCATCCACGCTCACGGCCGTGCGCAGGTAGACCTCCTTCGCCTGGAAGCCCGCCGGGCCCATGTCTTGCCACCACCCGAGGAATTTCGGATGCCACTCCTCGAGGGCGCGCTGGAGCCGGCGGTTCTCGCCCAGGTTGACGTTGTTGGGGATGCGCTCCGTGTAGTCGATGCCGGCCATCAGACCCTCCTCCGGTCGAACTCGCTGCGCTGGCCCGTGCCATACACGTGGAGCGCGCCCCGGGGGCCCACCGCATTCGGGCGCTGGAAGATCCAGTTCTGCCAGGCCGACAGCCGGGAGAAGATCTTCGTCTCGAGCGTCTCCGGACCCGCGAAGCGGAGCGAGGCCTCCATGCCGGTGAGCGCATCGGGGGAGAAGGCCGCGCGCTCCTCGAGGGCGATGCGGACCTCGTCCGCCCAGTCGATCTCGTCGGGGGTGAAGGTGACGAGGCCGGCCTCGGCCGCCCCCGCGGCGTCCAGCGCCTTGCCCATTCGCTCCCGCAGCTCCTCCACGCGGGCGGGCTCGCCCAGGAAGCGGCTGGCGAGGCGCGTGAGCCCGTTGCTCATCGGGTAGGCGCCGAAGTTCACCTCCCCGAGCCGCACCGTGGCGGGTGGGTGCTCGTCCCCGGCGAGGCTGCCGGCGAGCATGTAGGAGCGGTCGGCCGCCAGCGCCAGCTCCAGCAGCGTGCCGGCGAAGCACGAGCCGGGCTCGATGAGGGCGAAGACGGAGCGGGAGGAGACGTCGATACGCTTGAGCGTGCGCTTGAGATAGAGGCGGATCTCGCGCACGAGCCAGTCGCCCTGCTCCGCCACGAGGAGGCGGTCATGAGCCTCGACGAGGTCGGCGTCCCCGGCCGCGCGGAACACCCACACGCCGATCTCCTCCTCGTTGGTACGCAGGTGGAGGATGAGGTCGTCCAGCTCGCGCGCCACGCGGAGCGGCCAGAAGTCCGAGCCCAGCGCGTGGATCCCGGCCGCGTCGCCAGGCGGGGCGGCGTCCGGCCCCTGGACGGTGATCTCGGCGAGCCCGCGCCCCCGGTCGATGGCGCAGGCGACTGAGCCGTAGCGGATCCTGTCGCCCTCGATCCTCCTGGCGAGCGGGGTGAGCAGGATGCCCCTGGCCCCGGCCGGCCGATCGCTGGTGGCGGCTCGCTCGGCGGCGCGCTGCCTCACGGTGTCCTCGAGCCGCGAGCGGGGCACCACCTCGTCCACCAGCCCCCACTCCACCGCCCGCTTCCCCTTGATCCCCTCCTCCACCGTGCAGAAGAAGTCGGCGCGGTCGCGGCGCACCTTCCGCTTGTCCACCAGGCGCGTCAGCCCGCCGGTGCCCGGCAGCACGGCCAGGAGCGGCAGCTCGGGAAGCGCCACCGAGGTCGTGCCGTCGTCGGCCATCACGATCCAGTCGGTGGCGAGCGCCAGCTCGTAGCCGCCGCCGGCGCAGGAGCCGTTGACGGCACAGAGCCAGGCCTGACGGGACTCCGCCGTCGCCTCCTCGATGGCATTGCGCGTCTCGTTGGTGAACTTGCAGAAGTTCACCTTCCATCCATGCGAGGACTGCCCCAGCATGCGGATGTTGGCGCCGGCGCAGAAGATCCGTTCCTTCCTCGAGGTGAGGATCACCGCCCCGACCTCCGGGTGCTCGAAGCGCAGCCGCTGCACGGCGTCGTAGAGCTCGACGTCCACCCCGAGATCATAGGAGTTGAGCTTGAGGTCGTAGCCGGGCCGGAGCCCCGCGTCCTCCTGCACGTCCATGGCGAGCGTGGCCACACGCCCCTCGATGCCGAGCTTCCAGTGCCGGTAGCGCGCGGGCTCGGTGCGGAAGTCGACCGGAGCGGGCGTGGGGGCGCTGTCAGTCATCTGTCACCGTCCGGGGCAAGGGGGCCCTCCCCGCGGAACACGCTGAGTCGCAACCCGCGGCACCGTCTCGCTAGGAGCCACGAGACCAAGGTCTTCGCCTCCGGCATCGCGCAGAAGCCACGGTTCCTCGGGGAGCGCCCCCTGCCCCGGACGGCCGTCATCCGAGGATGACCCACAGGGCCTTGGCCGGCCGCGTCCCGAGGTTCTCCCAGCCATGCGGCGTGCCGCCGTCGAGATAGGCGCTGTCCCCCGCCTCCAGCTCGTGGGTCTCGCCATTGTAGCGGAGCCCCACTCTTCCCTCGAGGACGTAGAAGAGCTTCATCTGCCCCGGATCGAGGATGACCTTGTCGGTCTTCACCCCCCGGGCCCGGGGGCCGAGCGTCGAGATCACCGCGCGGATCTTCCCCTGGAAGAGGCCGGCGCCGAGGACGTGCCACTTCTCCGAGCTGCCGTCGAAGGACACCACGGGGTACTGCGCCTTGCGGGTGACGTGGAGCCGTCCGTGGGGGGTGGCCTCGAAGAGCGAGGCGATCGAGACCCCCAGCGCCCCGGCCAGCTTGCCCAGCGTGTGGAGCGAGGGCGTGAGGCGTCCGGACTCGATCTGCGACAGGAGGCTCGGGGTGAGCCCGGCCTTCTCGGCCAGCTGTCGCTGCTGCAGCGCGCGCTCGCTGCGGAGGGCCTTGATCCGAGGCCCCAGCGCCATCACGAGCCGAGCTCCTCGAAGGCGCGGCCCGGGCCCTCGCCGTCCGGGCCGGCGGGGAGCCCGGCCAGCCGCCGCAGCGCGCGGCGGACGAAGACCCGCACCATCTTCTTCCGGTACGGATGCGTGAGGTCTGTGTTGTCGAGCGGCTTGGCGAGCCGCGAGGCCGCCTCGGCCACCCGGTCGATGAGCCCGGCAGACAGCCGTTCCCCCTCGAGGAGCCGCGCCGCCTCCACGGCCTCACGCGGCTGGGAGGCCACGGCGCCGAGCACGATACGCCCCCGGCGCACGGTTCCTCCGTCCATGGCGAGCGCGACGGCCACGCCCAGGATGGGGAAGTCGAAGGAGCCGCGACGCCTGAGCTTCAGGTACTCGGAGCGCAGCCCGTCGGCCGGCGGCAGCAGGACCTCGGTCAGGACCTCGTCGGGCCGCCGCGTCAGCGGGCGCATGCCGTCGTCCCGGTAGAGCTCGGAGACAGGGATGACGCGCTCTCCCGCCGGACCCACCAGCCTCACGCTGGCGCCGAGGCCCCACAGCACGGGGGCCGTGTCTGACGAGGACACCGCCCAGCAGCGTGGGCTGGCCGGCGCCACGAGGCAGATGTCGCCATCCTTCTTCATGCAGAAGCCGACAGCCTGCCGCCACGCATGGGACTGGTTGTAGTAGTTGCAGCGGGTGTCCACGCAGAGATTGCCCCCGAGAGTGCCGGCGTTGCGGAGCTGTGGAGTCGAGACGACCCCCGCCGCCGCCGCCAGCGCGGGATAGGCGGCGGCGATCTCCGCGTGTCGCGACACGGCGGTGAGCGTGGTGCCGGCGCCAATGCTGACCCCGGCTCCGGCGGACCCGCGCACGCCCGACAGCTCGCGCAGGCCGCGCAGCCCGACGAGCACGGTCGGCTCGAACTGGCGGCGCTTCATGTTCGGGTAGAGATCGGTGCCTCCTGCCACGAGCATGGCCCCGGGCCCGTGCGCGGCGAGGATCTTGACCGCGTCGGCCACCGAGACCGGCGTGAGATACCTGAACGGAGGCAGACGCATCATGATGCGAAGGGCCTCTCGGCGACGCTGTCGGCGGGCTGTCCGAAGGCCGACTCGACGGCGCGCGGCTCGGGGAAGGTGAAGACCGGCAAGCGCTCGGGCCCCACGCGGGCGGGCTTGCCCTGGCGCCCGAGCTCGAGCCCGCGGACGACCTTGTCCGGGGTGATGGGCGTCTCGTCGACCCTGACGCCGACCGCGTCGTAGACGGCGTTGGCGACGGCGGGGATCACCGGCAGCAGCGGCCCCTGCCCCGCCTCCTTGGCGCCGAACGGCCCCTCGGGGTCGTCGGTCTCGACGAGGATCGTGTGCACCTCCGGCATGTCCAGTGACGTGGGGCTCTTGTAATCGAGGAGCGAGGGGATCTTGTGCACGCCCTTGCGGAAGACCTGCTCCTCCATGAGGACCTCGCCCAGCCCCATGTAGATGGAGCCCTCGACCTGGCCCTCCACGAGGAGCGGGTTCAGCGCCCGCCCGACGTCATGCGCCACCCACACCTCGCGGGGCCGCACCTCGCCGGTCTCGGCGTCCACGTCCACCTCCACCACGCAGGCCGAGTAGGAGTAGCAGGGCGAGGGCCCCACGCCGCCCCCCTTGTACTTCCCCGCCCGCTTGGGCGGCGCGTAGGACCCGGGGAAGGCCAGCACCCCGTGCATGCTCTCCGCGAGGACCACGGCTTCGGCGAAGCTCATGCCCCGGTCCTCCTCGTCTCGCACGAAGACCCGGCGGTCGCGCGCGGCCATGTCCGAGACGGTGACGCCGAGCTTCTTGGCGGCGGCCTCGAAGAGCCTGGCGCGGAGCCGCTCGGCCGCCTGGATGGCCGCATTGCCCGCCATGAGTGTGACGCGCGAGGAGTAGGAGCCGAGATCCACGGGCGTGAGATCCGTGTCGGCCGGGTGGACGCGGATGTCCTTTGGCTCGATGCCCAGCACCTCGGCCACGAGATAGGCCAGCACCGAGTCCGACCCCTGGCCGATGTCGGTGGTGCCGGAGAGGACGGCGACGCCACCGCCTCGGTCGGCCTTGACGACCACCCCCGAGTGGGGCATGTCGTTCCAGTAGATGGCCGTGCCCGCCCCCGTGAGATACGAGGAGCAGGCCAGCCCGATGCCGCGCCCCCGGGGCAGCCGGCCGTGCTTCTCGCGCCAGCCCGAGGCCTCCACCACCCGGTCGATGCACTCGACGAGCCCCGTGGTGGTGACGGTGAGATGGTTGGCGGTCTTGGTGAAGGGCTCCGCCGCATTGCGCCGGCGCATCTCGGCCGGATCGAGGCCGAGCTGCTCGGCGGCCTTGTCGAGCTGGCACTCCAGCGCGAAGCGCGGCTGCGGGGTGCCATGCCCGCGCTTGGGGCCGCAGGGCGGCTTGTTGGTGAAGATGCGCGCCCCCTCGAAGCGGTACACGGGCACCTTGTAGGTGACGGTCTGGAGCACCCCCGTGTAGAAGGTCGAGGCCACGCCGTAGGAGCCATAGGCCCCGCCGTCGAGCCAGGACCGGAAGTGCATGCCGGTGATGGCCCCGTCCTTCCGGAAGCCGGTCTTGATCCACATGAGCACCGGATGCCGCCCGCGGTGGCAGTAGAAGACCTCCTCGCGGGTGAGGGCGATCTTCACGGGGCGGCCCGAGACCTCGGAGAGCTTGCACGCGGCGAGCTCGTGGGAGAAGGGATCGGTCTTGCCGCCGAAGCCGCCGCCCACGGGCGCCGCGATGACGCGGATATGCGCCCGCGGCACATCCAGGATCTTCTCCAGCAGCCGGTGCACGTAGTGCGGCGACTGCGTCGACGACCAGAGCGTCAGCTTGCCGTCCGGCCCCCAGTGGGCGACGGCGCAGTGTTCCTCCATGGGCAGATGCGTGTTGCCCTCGAAGTAGAAGACGTCCTCGCGCACGAGGGCGGCCTGGCGGAAGGCCGCCTCCACGTCACCGAACTGGAGTGCCACCGCCTTGTGGACGTTGGGGCCGTCGCCGTACTCCTGGATGCGCACCTCGGGATGGGCCAGCGAGTCCTCGATGGACATGAGCGGGGGGAGCACCTCGTAGCGGACCTCGATGAGGCGGAGCGCCCGCTCGGCCGTCTCCTCGTCCACGGCCGCCACGGCGGCCACCGCATCCCCCACCATCCGCACCTTCTCCACGCAGAGCGCCTCCTCGTCCTGGGAGACGGGGAGGATGCCGTACTTCCCCGGCGGGAAGTCGCGTCCGGTGATCACGGCGTAGACGCCGGGCAGCGCCCGGGCCCGCGAGGTGTCGATGCGCCTGATGAGGGCATGCGGATGCGGGCTTCGCAGGAGTCGGCCGTAAGCCATCCGCGGCAGGGCGATGTCGTCCGCGTACCTGGTCTCCCCGGTGACCTTGGCCCAGGCGTCGATCTTGGGCCGGGCCTGCCCGACGACGGAGAAGCCGTGCTTGCTCATGCCCGGCCCTCCACCATGGCCCGGGCCGGCGACTCGCGTCGCTCGGGCTGCCCCCCGCGCCGCATGCGGAGTCCCGCCAGCTCCACGGCGTCGAGGATCTTGCTGTAGCCGGTGCAGCGGCAGAGGTTGCCCGCCAGGGCCTCCCGCACCTCGTCGCGGGTCGGCACCGGGTGACCATCGAGCAGCGCCCGTGCGCTGAGCAGCATCCCTGGCGTGCAGTAGCCGCACTGGGCCGCCCCCAGCTCCGCGAAGGCCTGCTGGAGCGGGTGGAGCCTCCCCCCCTCGGCCAGCCCCTCGACGGTGGTGATCTCGCGTCCCTGGCACTCGACGGGCAGCGTGAGACAGGACAGCACCGGCTCGCCGTCCACGAGGACGGTGCAGGCGCCGCACTCGCCCAGCTCACAGCCGTGCTTGGTGCCGGTGAGACCGAGGTCCTCGCGGAGGACCTCGAGCAAGGTCTTGTGCACGGCGACGAGGACGTCGCGCTCCTCGCCGTTCACGGTCAGGCTCAGCTGGGTCTTCATCGACTCATCTCCCGGGGGGACGCCCCCCTCGCGATCGCCTTCTGCTGGATTACCGGACCACGAAATAGTGATTAAGTATTACTAAAGTCGCCCTAGGCCTGTCAAGGAGCGGCCCGCGGCGCCTTCCGTCCTCAGGCTGGCAGGAGCCTGTCGGTCCACAGACGCTCGGCGAAGACCCGCGCCGGCAGGATGTCGATGCCGTCCTCAGTGCGACGGGGCCTGGGCTCCAGGCACACCACGACGCGCCGCCGCGTGCGCGGGTGGTCCCGCGCCAGCTCCCGCAGGCCGGCCAGATGGTCGCGGTGCACATTCGCCGTGGCCTTGGCCTCGATGGCGAGGACGCCGTCGGCGACGAGGAAGTCCACCTCGATGCCGCTCGCCAGCCGCCAGTAGGCCAGCTCGGCGCCGGTGTCGCGGTAGGCGAGGTACGCGGTGAGCTCGTGGCACACCCAGTTCTCGAAGGCCTTCCCGAAGAGCTCCGAGCCCGGGGTCAGGCGGCCGCGCCGGGCGAGCGTGTTCACGACGCTCACGTCGGCGAAATAGAACTTGGGCGCCTGGATCACGCGACGCTTCGGGCGGCGGCGGTAGGCGGGCAGGAAGCGGCCCAGCAGGGTGTCCACCAGGATCTGGAAATACTCCCTGGCCGTCGGGGCCGACACCCCGCAGTCCCGGGCGAGGCTGGCGAAGTTGACCATCTGCGTGTCGGACAGCACGGCGGCTGAGAGGAAGCTCGCGAAGGCCGGCAGGCTGCGCACGAGCCCCTCGGCGGCAATCTCCTCCTTCAGATAGTCGTTGACGTAGGCGCGCAGGAGCGGGGCCGGGGTACGGCTCAGGTAGTGGCGCGGAAGGTAGCCGTGGTTGACCATGCGCTCGAGGTCGAAGTCGCGTCCGATCTCCGCGGAGACGAGGCCGTACAGCTCGTGCCGCACCGCCCGGCCCCCCAGCAGGTTGGCGGCGCCCCGCCGGACCTTGCGGGCGCTCGAGCCGCACAGCACGAAGCGCACGCC
The sequence above is a segment of the Candidatus Rokuibacteriota bacterium genome. Coding sequences within it:
- a CDS encoding benzoate-CoA ligase family protein; this translates as MALSSFQVPESFNAASFFVDRHVEEGRGGRVAFHYEETTLTYGALQELVNRTGNALLALGVEREQRVLALLLDSPEFLGTFWGAIKAGVVPVPVNTMMRAQDYFYFLNDSRAKVLVVSEALLSVVEPVLGQARYLKHVVVAGKPSGTALGFEALVGRQSARLEAADTSKDDAAFWLYSSGSTGFPKGAVHLQHDMVVCADTYALQVLGMTEADRTVSAAKLFFAYGLGNNMYFPMRVGGQGVLYPHRPLPEAMFEVIHRHRPTLFFGVPTLYAAMLQVKEAEKRWDLSSLRHCVSAGEALPEELYRRWQERFGVEVLDGIGTTEILHIFLSNRPGMSRPGSTGLAVPGYEAALVDDEGQAVPRGEIGNLRVKGDSIMAYYWNKHEKTTRTLYGPWIETGDKYYQDPDGYFWYCGRGDDMLKVGGIWVSPVEVENTLVGHPAVLEAAVVGQEDEQRLVKPKAFVVLKDGQSPSPALEADLKAFVKDKIAPYKYPRWIEFVSELPKTATGKIQRFKLRT
- the boxB gene encoding benzoyl-CoA 2,3-epoxidase subunit BoxB; this translates as MAGIDYTERIPNNVNLGENRRLQRALEEWHPKFLGWWQDMGPAGFQAKEVYLRTAVSVDAQGWARFGYVRMPEYRWGIFLAEPERGRLISFGDHKGQPAWQEVPGEYRGALRRLIVTQGDTEPASVEQQRHLGRTCPSLYDLRNLFQVNVEEGRHLWAMVYLLDAHFGRDGREESEGLLQRRSGDADRPRILGAFNEKTPDWLSLFMFAFFTDRDGKYQLASLAESGFDPLSRTCRFMLTEEAHHMFVGEMGVQRVVQRTCELMRQHRTDDVRRHGGIDLPTLQRYLNFHCSVSLDLFGSEISTNAANFYTQGLKGRFEETKKADDHRLTEATYPVIGLSGDRIATREEPALTALNERLRDDYIADCQRGVDRWNKVIREHGIDFALRLPHRGFHRAIGSFAEAKLSPDGQLLTEAEWDARHGDWLPTEQDRAWVQGLMQPVTEPGRFANWIAPPARGINGQPVDFEYVRLG
- a CDS encoding benzoyl-CoA-dihydrodiol lyase codes for the protein MTDSAPTPAPVDFRTEPARYRHWKLGIEGRVATLAMDVQEDAGLRPGYDLKLNSYDLGVDVELYDAVQRLRFEHPEVGAVILTSRKERIFCAGANIRMLGQSSHGWKVNFCKFTNETRNAIEEATAESRQAWLCAVNGSCAGGGYELALATDWIVMADDGTTSVALPELPLLAVLPGTGGLTRLVDKRKVRRDRADFFCTVEEGIKGKRAVEWGLVDEVVPRSRLEDTVRQRAAERAATSDRPAGARGILLTPLARRIEGDRIRYGSVACAIDRGRGLAEITVQGPDAAPPGDAAGIHALGSDFWPLRVARELDDLILHLRTNEEEIGVWVFRAAGDADLVEAHDRLLVAEQGDWLVREIRLYLKRTLKRIDVSSRSVFALIEPGSCFAGTLLELALAADRSYMLAGSLAGDEHPPATVRLGEVNFGAYPMSNGLTRLASRFLGEPARVEELRERMGKALDAAGAAEAGLVTFTPDEIDWADEVRIALEERAAFSPDALTGMEASLRFAGPETLETKIFSRLSAWQNWIFQRPNAVGPRGALHVYGTGQRSEFDRRRV
- a CDS encoding cupin domain-containing protein, which encodes MALGPRIKALRSERALQQRQLAEKAGLTPSLLSQIESGRLTPSLHTLGKLAGALGVSIASLFEATPHGRLHVTRKAQYPVVSFDGSSEKWHVLGAGLFQGKIRAVISTLGPRARGVKTDKVILDPGQMKLFYVLEGRVGLRYNGETHELEAGDSAYLDGGTPHGWENLGTRPAKALWVILG
- a CDS encoding FAD binding domain-containing protein, yielding MMRLPPFRYLTPVSVADAVKILAAHGPGAMLVAGGTDLYPNMKRRQFEPTVLVGLRGLRELSGVRGSAGAGVSIGAGTTLTAVSRHAEIAAAYPALAAAAGVVSTPQLRNAGTLGGNLCVDTRCNYYNQSHAWRQAVGFCMKKDGDICLVAPASPRCWAVSSSDTAPVLWGLGASVRLVGPAGERVIPVSELYRDDGMRPLTRRPDEVLTEVLLPPADGLRSEYLKLRRRGSFDFPILGVAVALAMDGGTVRRGRIVLGAVASQPREAVEAARLLEGERLSAGLIDRVAEAASRLAKPLDNTDLTHPYRKKMVRVFVRRALRRLAGLPAGPDGEGPGRAFEELGS
- a CDS encoding molybdopterin-dependent oxidoreductase, with the translated sequence MSKHGFSVVGQARPKIDAWAKVTGETRYADDIALPRMAYGRLLRSPHPHALIRRIDTSRARALPGVYAVITGRDFPPGKYGILPVSQDEEALCVEKVRMVGDAVAAVAAVDEETAERALRLIEVRYEVLPPLMSIEDSLAHPEVRIQEYGDGPNVHKAVALQFGDVEAAFRQAALVREDVFYFEGNTHLPMEEHCAVAHWGPDGKLTLWSSTQSPHYVHRLLEKILDVPRAHIRVIAAPVGGGFGGKTDPFSHELAACKLSEVSGRPVKIALTREEVFYCHRGRHPVLMWIKTGFRKDGAITGMHFRSWLDGGAYGSYGVASTFYTGVLQTVTYKVPVYRFEGARIFTNKPPCGPKRGHGTPQPRFALECQLDKAAEQLGLDPAEMRRRNAAEPFTKTANHLTVTTTGLVECIDRVVEASGWREKHGRLPRGRGIGLACSSYLTGAGTAIYWNDMPHSGVVVKADRGGGVAVLSGTTDIGQGSDSVLAYLVAEVLGIEPKDIRVHPADTDLTPVDLGSYSSRVTLMAGNAAIQAAERLRARLFEAAAKKLGVTVSDMAARDRRVFVRDEEDRGMSFAEAVVLAESMHGVLAFPGSYAPPKRAGKYKGGGVGPSPCYSYSACVVEVDVDAETGEVRPREVWVAHDVGRALNPLLVEGQVEGSIYMGLGEVLMEEQVFRKGVHKIPSLLDYKSPTSLDMPEVHTILVETDDPEGPFGAKEAGQGPLLPVIPAVANAVYDAVGVRVDETPITPDKVVRGLELGRQGKPARVGPERLPVFTFPEPRAVESAFGQPADSVAERPFAS
- a CDS encoding (2Fe-2S)-binding protein, with protein sequence MKTQLSLTVNGEERDVLVAVHKTLLEVLREDLGLTGTKHGCELGECGACTVLVDGEPVLSCLTLPVECQGREITTVEGLAEGGRLHPLQQAFAELGAAQCGYCTPGMLLSARALLDGHPVPTRDEVREALAGNLCRCTGYSKILDAVELAGLRMRRGGQPERRESPARAMVEGRA
- a CDS encoding ATP-binding protein; the encoded protein is MFQRRLALAPDPEHSFFLWGPRQTGKSSLLRATYPGAIWIDLLKTDDFARYAQRPARLREELLAIPGRPVVVIDEVQKVPALLDEVHWLIENRGVRFVLCGSSARKVRRGAANLLGGRAVRHELYGLVSAEIGRDFDLERMVNHGYLPRHYLSRTPAPLLRAYVNDYLKEEIAAEGLVRSLPAFASFLSAAVLSDTQMVNFASLARDCGVSAPTAREYFQILVDTLLGRFLPAYRRRPKRRVIQAPKFYFADVSVVNTLARRGRLTPGSELFGKAFENWVCHELTAYLAYRDTGAELAYWRLASGIEVDFLVADGVLAIEAKATANVHRDHLAGLRELARDHPRTRRRVVVCLEPRPRRTEDGIDILPARVFAERLWTDRLLPA